The DNA region ACAGCTACACGTGTTTTGACCGTGGACTCGTAGGGCTTGTCGGGAGTCAGGGTTGCAAGCAACTTGTCGTATTGCTGTGTCGCCAGCAGCGCCCGTCCCATGGGTACCGCCCAACGTTCTGCCGGCACCCCGTTCGCCCCGGCGTTTTGCAGCTCGCTCAGGGCGTCCTTTGGATTGCCGAGCATCAGCGACGCTTGCCCGAGCAGCAGCCAGGCCTCGCCGTTCTTGCTGTCGCGTTGCAGGACCTTCTTGGCCTCGATGTAGGCCGCGCGATACTCTCCGTTGGCCTGGTGTTTGATGCCGGCATCGACGCTGCCATGTCCACTGGTGAGGCCGCAGCCGCTCAGCGACAAGGTGGCGCACAGCAACGCCAAGCCGTAACGAACGATCCGCGTGTTCAGCTCGATCAGGCGCATATTTTTACCCTCAGTTCGCCACGCGCCACGCGCGGGGTCAATCTGCATCGGTAGGCTTTTTCAAGCCATGCTTGTCCAGAAGATCATAGAGCGTCGGGCGGCTGATCCCGAGCAAGCCAGCGACATGCGAGAGATTGCCACCGGCCTGGGTCAGGGCTCGCTGGATCGCGCGTTTTTCAGCGTCGTTTCGTACCTTGCGCAAGTCCAGAATATCATTGCCGGCCGCACCCAGGTGCAACTCCTTCAGCTCGATCTGCTTCCCGTCCGCCATGATGACTGCGCTGTTGACGGCGTTCTCCAGCTCGCGCACGTTGCCGCGCCACGGGCACGCCTCGATTGCCTTGAGCGCCTTGGCGGTAAAACCGTGGACTGCGCGGCCGTGGCGACTGGCCGCCTGCTCGAGAAAATGCCGTGCCAGGGGCGCTATGTCACCGGCACGTTCACGCAGCGGCGGAAGCCGGATGGTCACTTCGCTGATGCGGTAAAACAAATCCTCGCGGAAGCGCCCCGCACTGATCAGTGCGGGCAGGTCCTGATGCGTCGCGCAGATGATGCGCACATCCACCGGAATCAGTTCGCGTCCACCAATGCGCTCGACCACCCGCTCTTCGAAAAACCGCAGCAGCTTGGCCTGTAGCGCAAACGGCATGTCGCCAATCTCGTCAAGCAGCAGGGTGCCGTTGACCGCCAGTTCGATCTTGCCCTTGGTCTGCTTGTGCGCACCGGTGTAGGCGCCTTTCTCATGGCCAAACAGCTCGGCTTCCAGCAGGGTTTCAGGAATGGCTGCGCAGTTGATTGCCACGAATGGCCCGTCGCGCCGCGTACTCAGGCGGTGCACCGCGCGCGCGAACACCTCCTTGCCGGTGCCGGTTTCGCCGAGCAGCAGGACGGTGGCGCTGGAAGGACTGACCTTCTCTATCAGCCGGTAGGCATCGAGCATGGGTTCACTGCTGCCAACGATGCCTTCGAGCACCGTGGTCGGCTGGCTTCTGAGCTTGCGGTTCTCGGCCTCCAGTTCGTGCACCCGGAATGCGCGATCCACGATCAGGCGCAAGACTTCCAGCTCCAGTGGCTTGGAGCAGAAATCGTAGGCGCCGCAGCCGATGGACTTGACCGCGTTGTCACGATCGCCGTTGCCGGTGACCACGACGATCTTGGTGTGCGGTGCGTCCTGCAGGATTTCCGCGAGCGTGGCGAAGCCCTCGGAGGTGCCGGTGGCGTCCGGGGGCAAGCCCAGATCCTGCAGCACCACCGCTGGCTCATGGCGGTGCAGCAGGGCGAGCGCGGTCGGCCGATCACCGGCCATGACCACGTCGTAATCCTCGAAGCTCCAGCGCAGCTGGCGCTGCAGGCCGACATCGTCCTCGACGATCAACAGGCAGCGCTGCTTCTGGCTCATGGCGCGGCCTGCGGCTTGTCAGCCACTAGGGCAACCTCGGCGGACTCGGCCAGCGGCAACTGAATCGTGAATACGCTGCCTTGGCCCGGGGTGCTGTTCACACGCATCGTTCCGCCCAACGAATGCACATACGCGCGAGCCTGATAGGCGCCGATGCCCATGCCCTTGCTTGCCTTGGTGGTGAAAAATGGCTTGAACAGCCGATTGCGGATGAAATCCTCATCCATGCCAGCTCCATCATCCTCGATTTCAATGGTGGCGTGCCCGGATTCGTGCTTGACTCTCAGCATGACATGACCATGGGCCTGCGCTGCATCCTGGGCGTTGCGGATCACGTGCCCGAGCACCGTGGCCAGCTGTTCGGTATCAGTCTGCACCCACAGGTCGTCCGTGACCGGCAGGTACTCCGGCCGCGGCGACTGCGCGCGGCACTCGTCGAGCGCCTTGTCGAGCACCGCCGCCAGTGACACGCGACCGTGTTTGGCCGGTGCCACATCGCCGCGCAACTGCTCGAGCAGGCGCGAGATGCGCTGCACTGAATTTGCCACGGTCGCGAGCATGTCGTCCACGAACGCCGGGTTGTGCTTGTGGCGTTCGGCGTTCTGCAGCAGCAACGATTGCTGGGCTGCGAGGTTCTTGAGGTCGTGCATCAGGAACGCGGTGAGCCGGTTGAAGCCTTCAAACTGGCGCGCCTCGGCCAGGCGCCGGGCATCGGCCGCCTGCGCCATGATGCCGGCCACCTGACTACCGGCTGCCCGGAGCAGATCAATGTCCTCCCAATCGAACGCGCGGCGCGCGCGTGCTTGCGCCAGCACCACGAAACCGACGAGCCGGTTTTCCAGCACCAGAGGCACCAGCAGCCACGCGCGCGGAAGGTCAGTCAATTCGGCTGGCGCCCGCAGTTGTTCGTCACCCAGCGGTGGCGGTTCGCTCAAGTCATAAATCCACCGGCGCGTTCGCATGAGCCCGAACACCGGCATGTCGGCCGGAAGCTTCAGGCCGGCTGGCGTGGGCATGTTCCAACGTGCTTCCGGCACGAATTCATCGGCTTCGCCGTGCATGAACAGCACGCCGGCCGGGCTGTCCATGATCTGCGCGATCGCGCGTACCGCGCGCTGCGGCAACTCCGTGTCGCTGGCAGACAGCGTAGCGGTCAGCCGCAGCCATTCCTCACGATAGTCGTGGCGGAAACTGAAGAAGTTCTTGTGCAGAAATACCCGCAGGCGCGAGCGCGCCTGACCGGAGAACGCGATCAGCAGCACCAGCAGCAGCGCGAAGCAGACGAGCGTGATTTCCGCCACCCGGCCCCAGTCGCCTCCGTACAGGCGCACGTAATAGCCACCGAGCGCCGTGGCGATGATGTAAAGCGCGACCACCAGCAGGCTCGTCGAATAGAACACCGCGCGCCGCGACACACCCACGTCCAGCGACCACTGCGGGTTGCGCGCCGCCGCCACCAGCAACAGCGGCACCAACAAGGCATCGATGAAGCCGCGCGCCGCCCACGCGCTGACGTTGAACTGCCGGTAGAGCACCGCGTAGGAATACAGAAAGATGTCGTAGGCGAACAGCAGGCCAAGCGCAATCACCAGAAACTTGAGCGCCCAGCGTTGTTCCAGTTTCACGTTGCGGTAGATCTGTTCGAGAAACACCACGCCAGTAAGGGCGAGCAGCAGCATGCCGATCAGCGGTACGCTGGCGCTGAACGGCAACCCGATCGC from Rhodanobacter soli includes:
- the prsR gene encoding PEP-CTERM-box response regulator transcription factor, with translation MSQKQRCLLIVEDDVGLQRQLRWSFEDYDVVMAGDRPTALALLHRHEPAVVLQDLGLPPDATGTSEGFATLAEILQDAPHTKIVVVTGNGDRDNAVKSIGCGAYDFCSKPLELEVLRLIVDRAFRVHELEAENRKLRSQPTTVLEGIVGSSEPMLDAYRLIEKVSPSSATVLLLGETGTGKEVFARAVHRLSTRRDGPFVAINCAAIPETLLEAELFGHEKGAYTGAHKQTKGKIELAVNGTLLLDEIGDMPFALQAKLLRFFEERVVERIGGRELIPVDVRIICATHQDLPALISAGRFREDLFYRISEVTIRLPPLRERAGDIAPLARHFLEQAASRHGRAVHGFTAKALKAIEACPWRGNVRELENAVNSAVIMADGKQIELKELHLGAAGNDILDLRKVRNDAEKRAIQRALTQAGGNLSHVAGLLGISRPTLYDLLDKHGLKKPTDAD
- the prsK gene encoding XrtA/PEP-CTERM system histidine kinase PrsK, producing the protein MHVIIIASYLTAAAAFLAGTALLGVSWRGQRTGALLILATMVSVLWGVFLAYTEWQRAVAVNWVLLAEVLRYGAWIVFVSALFSAWPMSGLLRGLHVVAHALWVLLALYCLGPVTGFPHAIGLPFSASVPLIGMLLLALTGVVFLEQIYRNVKLEQRWALKFLVIALGLLFAYDIFLYSYAVLYRQFNVSAWAARGFIDALLVPLLLVAAARNPQWSLDVGVSRRAVFYSTSLLVVALYIIATALGGYYVRLYGGDWGRVAEITLVCFALLLVLLIAFSGQARSRLRVFLHKNFFSFRHDYREEWLRLTATLSASDTELPQRAVRAIAQIMDSPAGVLFMHGEADEFVPEARWNMPTPAGLKLPADMPVFGLMRTRRWIYDLSEPPPLGDEQLRAPAELTDLPRAWLLVPLVLENRLVGFVVLAQARARRAFDWEDIDLLRAAGSQVAGIMAQAADARRLAEARQFEGFNRLTAFLMHDLKNLAAQQSLLLQNAERHKHNPAFVDDMLATVANSVQRISRLLEQLRGDVAPAKHGRVSLAAVLDKALDECRAQSPRPEYLPVTDDLWVQTDTEQLATVLGHVIRNAQDAAQAHGHVMLRVKHESGHATIEIEDDGAGMDEDFIRNRLFKPFFTTKASKGMGIGAYQARAYVHSLGGTMRVNSTPGQGSVFTIQLPLAESAEVALVADKPQAAP